The sequence below is a genomic window from Deltaproteobacteria bacterium GWC2_55_46.
AGGATGGTCACGCTTGACCTGGAGCACCCCGATAGGGAGACCGAGGTAGCGGTCACTATGGCGAAATCCGGGTTGCCCAAGGCTCAAGCCGAGCGGATTGTGGCGGTAGTGAGGGACTTGAGGGAGTCAGGAAAATGCGAGTTCGCGCCCACTGTCAGGGGTTGCATCATTATAGCGAAGACCCTGAGGATCAGGGGCGGTTCGGCCGACTCCGGTTGCGCGTCGTTCAGGGAGATCTGTGCCGACGTCCTTTCCTCCGAGTCCAGCCGGGTGGGCTCTATCGGGAACACCAGGAAAGTCAGGAAGCTCGTAGGCGAGCTCATTGACAGGCACTGCGCCAAGGCGTCCCTGAAAGACCCGGGCCGCAAGGGGGCCGGTGAAAATGACGGCGCGGGAGCAGGCCTGCGCTTGACGGCGATAAAGGGGGTTTCATGAAAAAGCAGATAGCCGGCCTCTCCAGCATGAGGACATGCCGGAAGGTGAAGATAAGGTCGGCCATCGGGTCTTCCACCGGAGGCTATCTGGACCTGTACATCATGGACCTCGAGAGTAGAAGGTTCCAAAAGGAGCTCCTGACAGTGGAGAAACGGAAGCGCTGGCTGGAGTCCGAGCTCAAGCGTCTCGGGAAAGAGCAGGAGCGCGTAAAGAAGGAGATGCCCCGGAGCAGCCCCCGGCCTTCAAGAACAAAGCCCCAGGGCAAGGCCCTGAAGACGATGATAATGGATTATTAGATGGAGGAAGGCAGTTATCTGTATTGCATCATCGGGACCGGACAGGCGAGGAACTTCGGCCCTGTCGGCATAGGCGGCTGCAACGACGAGGTCTCGACCATAAGTTATGGAGACGTATCGTGCGTTATCAGCCGCTCCCCTCTCAAGGAATACGCCCTCTCCAGGGAGAACCTGCTCTGCCATCAGAGGGTGATAGAGACGGTGATGAAAGACTACACGGTCCTGCCGGTAAGGTTCTCGACCATATCGGCGAGCCCGGAGGATATAAGAGGTCTCCTCAGAAAAAGACTCCCGGAGTTCAGCGGCCTTTTGAAGCAGATGGACGGAAAGGTGGAACTGGGCCTCAAGGTCATCTGGAAGGAGATGGGGCTTATATACGGCGAGGTCCAGGAAGACCCGGAGATAAAGCGGGTCAAAGAGGATTTGGAGGGCAGGCGCGGCGGGACGCTTTATGAAAAGATAGGCCTTGGCAGGTCGGTAGAGGAAGCCCTTGGCAGGAAGAGGGACGACGAGGCCGATTCAATCGTCTCGGCCTTTAAAGGGCTGTATTCGGATATGAAGAGGAACAAGACCCACGGCGAGAGCATGTTACTGAACGCGGCCTTCCTGGTCGACAGGGCCTCAACAGGCGGGTTCGACGCCATAGTGCAGGACCTCGACCGGCAAATTGGCGGGAGGGTATTGCTCAAGTACGTGGGGCCTGTGCCCATATTCAATTTCGTCAACATTGTTGTCGAATGGAACTGAGAGGAGGACGGCAATGCCTGCACAAAAGAAAAAGAAGAGTACCGGGCCCGATGAGGCCCTCTTTGATTTCGGCAAGACTGCAATAGGAGGGCTCTTCAAGGGGCTTTCAGAGCTTGTAGACCTCGCCTCCAAGGCTGCGGAGAAGGGGCAGGCCATAAGTCGCGAGGGCGAGATAAAGGGCCTTGGAAAGGATGTGAAGGGGGTCTACGGGTTCTCGGTAAGGACCCTTGCCGGAAAGCCCGTTGTAGAGCACTTCGGAAATATAAAAGAGACGCCAGAGGGGCCGGTTGTGGAAGAGGCGAGGGAGCCGCTGGTCGATATCTTCGACGAGGGCGACCATCTTATAGTGATAGCCGAAGTCCCAGGGGTTGAAAAGGAGGACATAAAGGTCGAACTGAAGGACGACCTCCTCTCGATAAGGGCGGACGGCAAGGAAAGGAAGTACCGTAAAGATATAGAGCTTCCCTCCAAGGTGGACCCATCCACGAGGACGACCATATACAGGAACGGCATTGTGGAAGTAAAGGCAGGCAAGGTCAAGTGAGAATCTCAACGGCATTGCATCTGCGCGTTAGCGAGGCGGGGGCAAAAGACGTGGGCAGGGGCATGGC
It includes:
- a CDS encoding heat-shock protein Hsp20, which gives rise to MPAQKKKKSTGPDEALFDFGKTAIGGLFKGLSELVDLASKAAEKGQAISREGEIKGLGKDVKGVYGFSVRTLAGKPVVEHFGNIKETPEGPVVEEAREPLVDIFDEGDHLIVIAEVPGVEKEDIKVELKDDLLSIRADGKERKYRKDIELPSKVDPSTRTTIYRNGIVEVKAGKVK